A region of uncultured Draconibacterium sp. DNA encodes the following proteins:
- a CDS encoding CDGSH iron-sulfur domain-containing protein — MQKPVIAEKAPKALTLEPGTYYWCACGRSKNQPFCDGSHRGTEFTPLPFEIDEKKAVWLCQCKHSKNKPFCDGTHRTL, encoded by the coding sequence ATGCAAAAACCTGTAATAGCTGAAAAAGCACCAAAAGCTCTTACGCTTGAGCCGGGCACCTATTATTGGTGCGCCTGCGGACGAAGCAAAAACCAACCCTTTTGCGACGGATCGCACCGGGGAACAGAATTCACTCCACTCCCATTCGAAATCGATGAGAAAAAGGCAGTTTGGCTTTGTCAATGCAAACACTCCAAAAATAAGCCATTTTGCGATGGCACCCATCGAACCTTATAG
- a CDS encoding lactonase family protein, with product MLRNILFNCLLVFLCVTAGYAQEKQLFYVGTFTSEGAEGINYCSLNTETGDIDLLTTFKGIDNPSFLRLSPDKEFLYTVSRTTPEVEPSGGYVVAYKLDTIGGLHFLNKQPANGSGPCHIDVSPDRKYVAIATYGGGTTSIYPVNEDGSLKKALTVVKNTGKSVHPNQTQPHAHSIKFSTKEPSIFSADLGTDQLNIFHFQNGSLGRYNQEFVKLPAGSGPRHFVFHPSEDVIYVINELNSTVSCIRKVDEIWSIFQNISTLPKDFEGESYCADIHFSKDGQYLYGSNRGHNSIAVFKVNPDQKLTFLGTVPVEGDWPRNFGITPDGKWMLVANQRSHNITVFKIDTNSGMPEFSGKQISLPAPVCIEFR from the coding sequence ATGTTACGTAATATTTTGTTTAATTGCTTATTAGTTTTTCTATGTGTAACCGCCGGATACGCGCAGGAAAAACAACTATTTTATGTAGGAACTTTTACTTCTGAAGGTGCTGAAGGAATAAACTACTGCAGCTTAAATACCGAAACCGGAGACATTGATTTGCTTACTACTTTTAAGGGAATTGATAATCCGTCGTTTTTGCGTTTGAGCCCGGATAAAGAGTTTTTATATACCGTATCGCGTACAACGCCCGAAGTTGAACCATCGGGAGGTTATGTGGTTGCATACAAACTCGACACGATAGGAGGATTACATTTCCTGAATAAGCAACCCGCAAATGGAAGTGGTCCTTGCCATATTGATGTTTCGCCCGACAGAAAGTATGTGGCAATTGCAACCTATGGCGGAGGAACAACATCCATATATCCAGTAAATGAAGATGGCAGCCTGAAGAAAGCGCTGACAGTTGTTAAAAATACAGGCAAGAGTGTGCATCCTAATCAGACGCAGCCACATGCTCATTCCATAAAGTTCTCAACAAAAGAACCAAGCATTTTTAGTGCCGACCTGGGAACTGATCAGTTAAACATTTTCCACTTTCAGAATGGAAGCCTGGGGCGTTACAATCAGGAATTTGTAAAACTTCCGGCCGGTTCGGGTCCGAGGCATTTTGTATTTCACCCAAGCGAAGATGTAATTTATGTAATCAACGAGTTGAATTCAACTGTTTCGTGTATTCGGAAAGTAGACGAAATTTGGTCGATATTCCAAAACATATCAACGCTGCCAAAAGATTTTGAAGGAGAAAGTTATTGCGCTGATATTCATTTTTCGAAAGACGGGCAGTATTTGTATGGTTCGAACAGAGGACACAATTCAATTGCTGTTTTTAAAGTGAATCCCGACCAGAAACTTACATTTTTAGGAACTGTACCGGTGGAAGGTGACTGGCCACGGAATTTTGGAATAACACCCGATGGCAAATGGATGCTGGTTGCCAATCAGCGCAGTCACAATATTACTGTTTTCAAGATTGATACCAATTCAGGAATGCCCGAATTTAGTGGAAAACAAATTAGTTTGCCGGCGCCGGTATGTATTGAATTCCGGTAA